A window of Castanea sativa cultivar Marrone di Chiusa Pesio chromosome 1, ASM4071231v1 contains these coding sequences:
- the LOC142605359 gene encoding NADH dehydrogenase [ubiquinone] 1 beta subcomplex subunit 2 codes for MAGGHGAGTTYKGITVHQPKRWHSITGKGMCAVMWFWVLYRAKQDGPVVLGWRHPWEGHGDHSHGDGHEH; via the exons atggCAGGAGGGCATGGAGCGGGAACTACTTACAAGGGCATCACGGTGCATCAACCAAAGCGCTGGCACTCAATCACCGGCAAGGGCATGTGCGCTGTCATGTG GTTTTGGGTTCTTTACAGAGCCAAACAAGATGGTCCTGTAGTACTG GGTTGGCGACATCCTTGGGAGGGCCATGGTGATCATTCCCATGGCGATGGGCATGAACATTAG